The Linepithema humile isolate Giens D197 chromosome 2, Lhum_UNIL_v1.0, whole genome shotgun sequence genome has a segment encoding these proteins:
- the LOC136997942 gene encoding cytochrome P450 4C1-like isoform X2, producing MLTPAFHFDILKQFVDVLIEESNDLTQRLNDNEGLIVDDLISFINHHTLNAICETAMGTSLKDMDKNQVKEYRQAIHEISKIILTRMIKPWLYPDVTFALSSLGRKQAKNLKILHGFTEKVIAERKQYHKNTDGRYLKQFENGLLSLDEEIIGVRRKRLAMLDLLIAMSDNDKMSDLDIREEVDTFMFAGHDTTSISICFTILLLAEHKNIQDRVRSEINAVMQENNGKLTATALNNMPYLERCLKESLRLYPSAPFILRVPCKDIKLQSYIVPSGTIILIPIKMIHRNPDFWPNPEIFDPDRFCPENIQNRHPFSYLPFSAGSRNCIGQRFAIMELKIIMASLIHNFYLEPIDYLKDLQFALDIVNRVARPIRAKFIPIKV from the exons ATGCTAACGCCAGCATTTCATTTTGATATCTTAAAACAGTTTGTTGATGTACTGATCGAGGAGAGTAATGACTTGACACAACGTTTGAATGACAACGAAGGATTGATtgttgatgatttaatttcttttattaatcatcATACGTTGAATGCAATATGCG aaaccGCTATGGGAACTTCTCTGAAAGATATGGACAAAAATCAGGTAAAAGAGTATCGTCAAGCAATTCATGAAatcagtaaaataattttaactag AATGATAAAACCGTGGCTTTATCCTGATGTGACATTTGCGCTTTCATCACTGGGTCGAAAGCAAgctaagaatttaaaaatattgcatggaTTCACCGAAAAA GTTATTGCAGAAAGGaaacaatatcataaaaacaCTGATGGGCGATATTTGAAGCAGTTTGAAAATGGTTTACTAAGCCTTGATGAAGAAATAATAGGAG TACGAAGAAAGCGACTAGCTATGTTGGATCTTTTGATAGCGATGTCTGACAATGACAAGATGAGTGATTTAGACATCAGAGAAGAAGTTGATACCTTCATGTTTGCG GGTCACGATACAACATCAATATCTATATGCTTCACGATTTTGCTATTAGCTGAGCATAAGAATATTCAg GATCGTGTGAGAAGTGAAATTAATGCAGTTATGCAAGAGAACAATGGAAAACTTACTGCAAcagcattaaataatatgccATATTTGGAAAGATGTTTGAAGGAATCGTTGAGATTGTATCCTAGCGCTCCTTTTATACTTCGAGTTCCGtgcaaagatataaaattac AATCATATATTGTGCCTTCTGGAACAATAATACTTATTCCTATTAAAATGATTCACAGAAATCCTGATTTCTGGCCAAATCCAGAAATTTTTGATCCTGACAGATTTTGTcctgaaaatattcaaaatcgtcatCCGTTTTCTTATTTACCGTTTAGTGCAGGATCGCGAAATTGTATAg GTCAGCGATTCGCCATTATGGAGTTGAAGATCATAATGGCTTCTTTAAtacataacttttatttggaacccattgattatttaaaagatcttCAATTTGCATTGGACATAGTAAATCGAGTTGCTCGTCCAATCCGTGCAAAATTCATTCCAATCAAGGTTTGA
- the LOC105679692 gene encoding putative uncharacterized protein DDB_G0274535 yields the protein MTNTSRGPYKKYLVDIVEEIPVTTIRSRRARFSAGREKQRIVEVEVPISDKLSNNENTRNHDIQDNDDSTIDIEEYSNQFQDNAIRIDSDNETIVSRRSLGESNSSQADSDFSSENENNLEENYLNYSEDENSDNYNNDNVDIHKNKSNSESNEDNEEYENQIQDIIRI from the exons atgactAATACATCAAGAGGAccatataaaaagtatttggTCGACATTGTAGAAGAAATACCTGTGACAACCATTCGTTCTCGTCGAGCTCGCTTTTCAGCaggaagagaaaaacaaagaatagTAGAAGTTGAG gtTCCAATTTCCGATAAACTTTCTAACAATGAAAATACGAGGAATCATGATATCCAAGACAATGATGATTCTACTATTGATATTGAAGAATATAGTAATCAATTCCAAGATAATGCAATTAGAATTGACAGTGACAATGAGACAATTGTAAGCAGAAGAAGCTTAGGAGAATCAAACAGCAGTCAAGCTGATTCTGACTTCTCcagtgaaaatgaaaataatttagaagaaaattatcttaattattctGAAGATGAAAAcagtgataattataataatgataatgtagatattcacaaaaataaaagcaatagtGAAAGTAATGAAGACAACGAAGAATATGAGAATCAAATACAg gaTATAATACggatataa
- the LOC136997684 gene encoding BEN domain-containing protein 6-like, whose amino-acid sequence MKKLLKTCQWQVVVVKLLAFGEWVKMCEYRDNLTEYGVLQPTKEARKIIRRKEWSDDDENSEIRSKKKMNKVGVTKNEINESKSLQLLKELKTFKRAPIEIDYGTSSDEENYSKMSKNDLSVKNDLLKFENESLKKENAALRVTLHSLENLPKMKDMTETVLSNLEKINENVHLFLGKNLLETAPSTSKLNPTTNYKFTDKRSSESRVDEEPIPYFTNENTIDECSDRRFNMPSKKSSNDIDLGGKGKYFLNASLIRNCNKSSVSQYTCDLLSVMFTKEELASCSLTGKIPNTMKGTATKAKPRLDPNRIEAIEAHVFSKFECTKDSTKLFKLAIRQKCNNAVPRASKTHQNH is encoded by the exons atgaaaaaattattgaaaacgtGTCAATGGCAGGTGGTTGTGGTTAAGTTACTTGCTTTTGGAG aatGGGTAAAAATGTGCGAGTATAGAGATAATTTAACAGAATATGGCGTATTACAACCAACCAAAGAAGCtcgaaaaataatacgaagaaaagaatggagtgatgatgatgaaaatagtgaaatacgttcaaagaaaaaaatg AACAAAGTTGgtgtaacaaaaaatgaaattaatgaatcaaaatcattacaattacttaaagaattaaaaacatttaaaagagcTCCAattgaa ATTGACTATGGAACATCTTCagatgaagaaaattattccaaaatgtcaaaaaatgaTTTGAGTGTGAAGAATGACTTATTGAAGTTCGAAAATGaatcgttaaaaaaagaaaacgctGCACTACGGGTTACTCTACATTCCTTAGAAA atCTGCCAAAGATGAAAGACATGACGGAAACTGTTCTGAGCAATTTGGagaagattaatgaaaatgttCATTTG tttttgGGTAAAAATCTTCTGGAGACTGCACCTTCAACTTCAAAACTCAATCCTACTACTAATTATAAG tttacaGATAAACGAAGTTCTGAATCGCGAGTTGATGAAGAGCCTATTCCCTATTTTACTAATGAG aataCTATAGATGAATGCAGCGACAGAAGATTCAATATGCCCAGTAAAAAGTCATCTAATGAT ATTGATCTCGGCGGAAAAggcaaatattttctcaatgcctctttaataagaaattgcaACAAAAGTAGCGTATCACAATATACGTGCGATTTGCTATCAGTTATGTTTACTAAAGAAGAATTAGCATCTTGTAGCTTAACGGGAAAAATCCCAAATACTATGAAAGGTACAGCTACTAAAGCTAAGCCGCGTCTCGATCCAAATCGCATCGAAGCAATTGAAG CAcatgtattttcaaaatttgagtGTACGAAGGATAGTACAAAGCTGTTCAAACTTGCAATACGGCAAAAGTGCAATAATGCTGTACCTCGGGCATCAAAAACTCATCAGAATCATTAA
- the LOC136997685 gene encoding uncharacterized protein isoform X3 — MTPPPMLSAIFSISHNRTTRSSEILQTPRHRSADMDNILPIVNEEINSDSNNNEQYSDKEFEQYSDKKNQIDQTNEMDVDDNIAVINRNDNNNTMDLEVHQLEDSQNIIKILENTIAIKKQLEQQNEFF; from the exons ATGACACCGCCTCCAATGCTGTCTGCCATATTTAGTAT ATCCCACAATCGAACAACACGATCAAgtgaaattttacaaactcCAAGACATCGGTCAGCAGATATGGACAACATTCTTCCTATCGtcaatgaagaaataaattctg attctAACAATAACGAACAATATAGTGATAAAGAATTCGAACAAtatagtgataaaaaaaaccagATAGATCAGACGAATGAAATGGATGTTGATGATAATATAGCGGTTATAAATcgtaatgataataataatactatggATCTTGAAGTCCACCAGTTGGAGG ATAGCcagaatataattaagattttagaGAACACAATAGCGATTAAAAAGCAATTAGAACaacaaaatgaatttttttaa
- the LOC136997685 gene encoding uncharacterized protein isoform X4 produces MTPPPMLSAIFSISHNRTTRSSEILQTPRHRSADMDNILPIVNEEINSDSNNNEQYSDKEFEQYSDKKNQIDQTNEMDVDDNIAVINRNDNNNTMDLEVHQLEGQENIAGNASPILITNNLLTRNIARI; encoded by the exons ATGACACCGCCTCCAATGCTGTCTGCCATATTTAGTAT ATCCCACAATCGAACAACACGATCAAgtgaaattttacaaactcCAAGACATCGGTCAGCAGATATGGACAACATTCTTCCTATCGtcaatgaagaaataaattctg attctAACAATAACGAACAATATAGTGATAAAGAATTCGAACAAtatagtgataaaaaaaaccagATAGATCAGACGAATGAAATGGATGTTGATGATAATATAGCGGTTATAAATcgtaatgataataataatactatggATCTTGAAGTCCACCAGTTGGAGG GTCAGGAAAATATCGCCGGAAATGCATCTCCTATTCTGATAACAAATAACTTATTGACACGAAAT ATAGCcagaatataa
- the LOC136997685 gene encoding cyclic AMP receptor-like protein G isoform X1, whose protein sequence is MTPPPMLSAIFSISHNRTTRSSEILQTPRHRSADMDNILPIVNEEINSDSNNNEQYSDKEFEQYSDKKNQIDQTNEMDVDDNIAVINRNDNNNTMDLEVHQLEGQENIAGNASPILITNNLLTRNVIFQDLPSDIYQYLLSFHYLNNCTHKNNNNNNNNNNNKLKL, encoded by the exons ATGACACCGCCTCCAATGCTGTCTGCCATATTTAGTAT ATCCCACAATCGAACAACACGATCAAgtgaaattttacaaactcCAAGACATCGGTCAGCAGATATGGACAACATTCTTCCTATCGtcaatgaagaaataaattctg attctAACAATAACGAACAATATAGTGATAAAGAATTCGAACAAtatagtgataaaaaaaaccagATAGATCAGACGAATGAAATGGATGTTGATGATAATATAGCGGTTATAAATcgtaatgataataataatactatggATCTTGAAGTCCACCAGTTGGAGG GTCAGGAAAATATCGCCGGAAATGCATCTCCTATTCTGATAACAAATAACTTATTGACACGAAATGTAATCTTTCAAGATCTCCCATcagatatttatcaatatttattatcatttcatTACTTAAACAATTGTACACACAAGAACAACAATAAcaacaacaataacaataataacaagtTGAAGttgtaa
- the LOC136997685 gene encoding cyclic AMP receptor-like protein G isoform X2: protein MDNILPIVNEEINSDSNNNEQYSDKEFEQYSDKKNQIDQTNEMDVDDNIAVINRNDNNNTMDLEVHQLEGQENIAGNASPILITNNLLTRNVIFQDLPSDIYQYLLSFHYLNNCTHKNNNNNNNNNNNKLKL, encoded by the exons ATGGACAACATTCTTCCTATCGtcaatgaagaaataaattctg attctAACAATAACGAACAATATAGTGATAAAGAATTCGAACAAtatagtgataaaaaaaaccagATAGATCAGACGAATGAAATGGATGTTGATGATAATATAGCGGTTATAAATcgtaatgataataataatactatggATCTTGAAGTCCACCAGTTGGAGG GTCAGGAAAATATCGCCGGAAATGCATCTCCTATTCTGATAACAAATAACTTATTGACACGAAATGTAATCTTTCAAGATCTCCCATcagatatttatcaatatttattatcatttcatTACTTAAACAATTGTACACACAAGAACAACAATAAcaacaacaataacaataataacaagtTGAAGttgtaa